Genomic window (Caldinitratiruptor microaerophilus):
GAGCGGGCCAGCGAGAGGCAGGCCCAACGGGAAAGGCGGGAGCGGCTGACGGCCCTGCTGGCCGAGCAGCGGCGCCGCATGACATACCCCGGAGAGGGGACCGACCTCGGGGACGGCGTGCGCCTCCTGCATGTGGCGGTCGACTCCCTGGCCGTCACGGTCTACGGAGAGGTGCCCGCACCCCTCGTGGAGAGGTGGCTGAACCTGAAGCAGGAGGCACGAGAGGCGGACGCCCCCCAGGAAAGCGGTTTGGTGTTTCGGGGCAACCACTTGCTGGTGCAGCCATGGGGCTGGAGAAGTTATGCCATATGGCTCCAGAGCCCAGACCTGTCCGTGATGGTCACGAACCGCACAGGTTATCCGCCTCTCTATATTCAGCTTCGGGCCTCGTACCTCTACACCGTTGGCCCGGCGAAGGCGTGGGAAGAGGTGGCGGCTTGGATCGATACGTGGATCATGCGTAACAGTGCGCGGGTGAGCCGTATCGACCTATGCGCCGATCTCCAGGGATGGGATCTATCGGAGACTCCGCTGACCCACTTCCTCACGATGGCGAAGATCCGTGAGCGCCGGCCCGATCTGGTGCTGGATGATGGCCGCGTCATCTACTTCGGCAACCGCACGTTCACGTTGTACTTCGGCAGGCGTTCGTCCCCGATCATGGCGCGCATCTACGACAAGACCGCTGAGGTAGTGGCCACGGGCAAGACCTGGTTGTACAACTACTGGTCCGGGTGGGACGGGCAGAGCCGGGTAGTCCGTGTCGAGTACACCATGGGGAGGGAGTGGCTTGAGGCATTCGACTTGGCCGAGGCAGAGCCCGCAGATGTCCTGGAGGCGGTGGGCGATCTCTGGCGGGAGGCTATGGCCTGGCTGACGCTCCGTCGGCCGACGTCCGACCCGAACAAAAGCAGATGGCCCCTCGCCGAGTGGTGGGTGAGACTGGCAGGGGCCGGGTGGGCGGATTGCCGGCAGGGGCTCGTCCGGGGCGCCCGGTTCCGGGTCATGGACGCGGAGGCAGAGGCGTTGGCGCCCGGCCTACTGGGGTACCTGACCTCGGTGGCGGTAAGGAAAGGGTACCGCATACCACAGCGGGGAGCCGGACG
Coding sequences:
- a CDS encoding replication initiation factor domain-containing protein is translated as MDEYMRLCEEAERRRKERASERQAQRERRERLTALLAEQRRRMTYPGEGTDLGDGVRLLHVAVDSLAVTVYGEVPAPLVERWLNLKQEAREADAPQESGLVFRGNHLLVQPWGWRSYAIWLQSPDLSVMVTNRTGYPPLYIQLRASYLYTVGPAKAWEEVAAWIDTWIMRNSARVSRIDLCADLQGWDLSETPLTHFLTMAKIRERRPDLVLDDGRVIYFGNRTFTLYFGRRSSPIMARIYDKTAEVVATGKTWLYNYWSGWDGQSRVVRVEYTMGREWLEAFDLAEAEPADVLEAVGDLWREAMAWLTLRRPTSDPNKSRWPLAEWWVRLAGAGWADCRQGLVRGARFRVMDAEAEALAPGLLGYLTSVAVRKGYRIPQRGAGRSVMAIAAEVLRDYMRRKSETWEDAIRRKAQRSNIVRRD